The proteins below are encoded in one region of Zootoca vivipara chromosome 10, rZooViv1.1, whole genome shotgun sequence:
- the LOC118091528 gene encoding interferon-induced protein with tetratricopeptide repeats 5-like translates to MSRPLRSKLESLQCHFTWDFEIKDKVEAVHILQTLAPKAQHTPHPNRGTYLAMRGYLQHLQGNYKEALDSLREAEGALKRDHPANFSRQALVTYGNYAWVYYRLVNYDMVDLYLGRIHDICRSLSSPEAYSAMIPEIYAQKGWSLLAVGFRNGDEAAECFRKALEVEESNEEFQAGLAVSVYASWTHSPNAEQREEAQKLLEEVIVRQPQNYEAKAYLAQALRDVDTERALCLADDVAQESVNPEVLRIICKLLRPQFLPRTISILKKAIAVDHGYHLLHYDLGLCYLKQLASPPGDVREEAVEAAIESFKRALEMDPSSIFTRLKLAKVYGERSPAYEEEIYLNLMEELPGASNRCQQSIYMNWGDFLLHKKGMKSQALEMYQAAARIPTDHSFERLQLEIRLKKLASMFREDGEMGQARAIYSFLEETGLQQDGWWQRGSWQKSGRAQQ, encoded by the exons ATGAG CCGACCCCTGAGGTCAAAGCTGGAGAGCTTGCAGTGCCATTTCACCTGGGATTTCGAGATCAAGGACAAGGTGGAAGCAGTGCACATCCTGCAGACGCTGGCCCCAAAGGCGcagcacaccccacaccccaatcGAGGCACCTACCTTGCCATGAGGGGCTACCTCCAGCACCTGCAGGGGAACTACAAGGAGGCTCTGGACAGCCTCCGAGAAGCAGAGGGGGCTCTGAAGCGGGACCACCCTGCCAACTTCTCCCGCCAGGCCTTGGTGACCTATGGCAACTACGCCTGGGTCTACTACCGCTTGGTCAATTATGACATGGTGGACCTCTACCTGGGACGCATCCACGACATCTGCCGGTCCTTGTCCAGCCCAGAGGCTTACTCTGCGATGATCCCTGAAATCTATGCTCAGAAAGGCTGGTCCCTCCTGGCTGTGGGCTTCCGGAATGGGGATGAGGCCGCAGAATGTTTCCGGAAGGCGCTGGAGGTAGAAGAGTCCAATGAGGAGTTCCAGGCTGGACTGGCCGTCTCCGTTTATGCCTCCTGGACTCATTCCCCTAATGCTGAACAACGGGAAGAAgcccagaagttgctggaagaaGTCATTGTTCGCCAGCCACAGAACTATGAAGCCAAAGCTTATTTGGCTCAGGCACTTAGGGATGTGGATACGGAAAGAGCGCTCTGCCTCGCGGACGATGTTGCCCAGGAGAGCGTGAACCCCGAAGTCCTCCGAATCATCTGCAAGCTGCTCAGGCCACAATTCCTTCCCCGTACCATTTCCATTCTGAAGAAGGCAATTGCCGTAGATCACGGCTATCATCTCCTCCACTACGACCTTGGCCTGTGCTACCTGAAGCAGTTGGCGAGCCCTCCAGGTGATGTCAGAGAAGAAGCTGTTGAGGCTGCCATCGAGAGCTTCAAGCGCGCTCTGGAGATGGATCCTTCCTCCATCTTCACCCGGCTGAAGCTGGCGAAGGTTTACGGCGAGAGGTCGCCGGCTTACGAGGAAGAGATCTACCTGAACCTGATGGAGGAGCTCCCGGGAGCCAGCAATAGATGCCAGCAGTCGATCTACATGAACTGGGGGGATTTCCTCCTCCACAAGAAGGGGATGAAGAGTCAGGCCCTAGAGATGTACCAGGCGGCCGCCAGGATCCCTACAGACCATTCATTTGAGAGGCTGCAACTGGAAATTCGCCTGAAGAAGCTGGCGAGTATGTTCAGGGAAGACGGAGAAATGGGCCAGGCCAGAGCTATCTACAGCTTCCTTGAAGAAACGGGGCTTCAACAGGACGGATGGTGGCAACGGGGTTCCTGGCAAAAGAGTGGCAGGGCCCAGCAGTGA